In Geobacillus kaustophilus, a genomic segment contains:
- a CDS encoding Phenylacetic acid catabolic protein yields MDQATLLKEKVQNGFIVEGIDDMNEEYLNALKQTLTIVGDTELLSVPPLLTVYDQAPTLNSKITALAIMQDEIGHAHIAYRLLKDLGEDVDRLLYEREAHRWKNPYAFDFELSNWIEFGVFNAFFDRAGYTLLGDAFEHTSYGPWKRALVKVDKEELFHLRNGEIIMRTAMQDPNLREEVQKAVDWMFLMALEFFGVEDRLKSRSAQLEYRLKGRTNDELRQKWLSTAVPFCESIGVKVPAHYDEEQQKYVLDVPFPCKFDPVNKKWLFDQPDTWDNVIKRFKQRGPKNKEFVERIQRGAKELEQLRKEAV; encoded by the coding sequence ATGGATCAAGCAACGCTGCTAAAGGAAAAAGTTCAAAATGGATTTATCGTCGAAGGCATTGACGATATGAATGAAGAGTATTTAAACGCGTTGAAACAGACGCTGACGATCGTCGGCGACACCGAGCTGCTGAGCGTCCCGCCGCTGCTTACGGTGTACGACCAAGCGCCGACATTAAACAGCAAAATTACAGCGCTGGCCATTATGCAGGATGAAATCGGCCATGCCCACATCGCCTATCGGCTGTTGAAAGATTTGGGCGAGGATGTTGACAGGCTGCTGTACGAGCGGGAGGCGCACCGTTGGAAAAACCCGTACGCCTTTGATTTTGAGTTGTCAAACTGGATTGAATTCGGCGTCTTCAATGCTTTTTTTGACCGCGCGGGCTACACCCTTCTTGGCGATGCGTTTGAGCATACGTCGTACGGGCCGTGGAAGCGGGCGCTCGTGAAAGTGGACAAAGAGGAGCTGTTCCATCTTCGCAACGGCGAGATCATTATGAGAACAGCGATGCAGGATCCGAATTTGCGCGAAGAAGTGCAAAAAGCGGTCGACTGGATGTTTTTAATGGCGCTTGAGTTTTTCGGGGTCGAGGACCGGTTGAAAAGCCGCTCGGCGCAGCTGGAGTACCGCTTAAAAGGGCGGACGAATGACGAACTGCGGCAAAAATGGCTGTCAACGGCCGTTCCGTTCTGCGAATCAATCGGTGTCAAAGTTCCTGCCCATTACGATGAGGAGCAACAAAAATACGTGCTCGATGTGCCGTTCCCGTGCAAGTTTGACCCGGTGAACAAAAAATGGCTGTTTGACCAGCCGGATACGTGGGACAACGTCATCAAGCGGTTTAAACAGCGGGGCCCGAAAAATAAAGAGTTCGTGGAACGGATTCAACGCGGGGCGAAGGAACTCGAACAACTGCGAAAGGAAGCGGTGTGA
- the eutC gene encoding ethanolamine ammonia-lyase subunit EutC: protein MNQVDIQQIVEKVMAELETRVSRQLKENIDEKECEKKFHYTTFDWLTSVPNPKFPEGIDELRKVTPARIGVWRTGTRPLTKTILKLQLDHAAAVDAVSGEVLDSLLEEFGLFTVETCYENKEVYLKRPDKGRVLTEEAVKTIQEKCMKKPQVQIVVSDGLSASAIEANLRDIYPALLDSLEVNGLTQGTPFFVKGGRVACMDHIGEILQPEVLVLLIGERPGLVSANSMSAYMCYRPRKGTVESDRTVVSNIHSGGTPPVEAGAYIGTVLRKMIEQKASGVRLEL from the coding sequence ATGAATCAGGTGGATATTCAACAAATTGTTGAGAAAGTGATGGCGGAATTGGAGACTAGAGTATCTCGACAATTAAAAGAAAATATTGATGAAAAAGAATGTGAAAAAAAGTTTCATTATACGACGTTTGATTGGTTAACCTCCGTTCCAAATCCGAAATTTCCTGAAGGAATTGACGAATTGAGAAAAGTCACGCCCGCGCGTATAGGGGTATGGAGAACAGGCACACGCCCGTTGACGAAAACGATTTTAAAATTACAACTTGACCATGCCGCTGCCGTTGACGCTGTGAGTGGAGAAGTTCTTGATAGTTTGCTTGAAGAATTTGGTTTATTTACGGTCGAGACTTGTTATGAAAACAAAGAAGTTTATTTAAAGAGACCAGACAAAGGACGCGTTCTTACGGAAGAAGCAGTCAAAACCATTCAAGAAAAATGTATGAAAAAACCTCAAGTACAAATTGTTGTTTCTGATGGATTAAGTGCAAGTGCGATTGAGGCTAATCTTCGAGATATTTACCCAGCACTGTTGGATTCATTAGAGGTAAACGGATTAACACAAGGAACTCCCTTTTTTGTCAAAGGTGGAAGAGTGGCATGTATGGATCATATCGGTGAAATTTTGCAGCCAGAAGTACTTGTTCTTTTGATTGGAGAGAGGCCGGGCCTTGTTTCTGCCAATTCCATGAGCGCATATATGTGCTATAGACCGCGAAAAGGGACAGTAGAGTCAGACAGGACTGTGGTTTCCAATATTCATTCAGGAGGTACACCTCCCGTTGAAGCCGGTGCCTATATTGGTACGGTTTTAAGAAAAATGATTGAGCAAAAAGCCAGCGGGGTGCGTCTAGAGCTATAG
- the eat gene encoding ethanolamine permease, with the protein MANNPNNHLHKELKPIHLWGIAVGMVISGQYFGWNYGFEQGGTIGLAIAAIIVTVFYTTFIFSYSELSTSIPHAGGPSAYARKAMGPYMGFMTGLACLLEFVFAPPAIAVSTGAYIHFLFPSINAVYATVVVFLFFIFINLIGVKGAAIIELVATVLALIGLGVYYVAGLPHVNGSAIFSDMSAFKGWEGIFASIPFAIWFFLAIEGGAMAAEEVRNPKKDIPKGFISGILTLAVATILTLLVTAGLGGGEGKPADYPLPQALASVYGEKHILPKTVAIIGLFGLIASLHGIIIGYSRQTFALARAGYLPRFLANLSKRGVPHWGLIVPGIIGVASAGSASFANALIILSVFGAITMYCLSLISLFVLRKKEPHMERPFKVSYPVVPGIALFLGIVSFFCVLKYSVLTTNLSLFRIEIPLIAIILFVFGLGSVYYFLVGSKKIRPISEEFVSIEDVTSSQKNVSL; encoded by the coding sequence ATGGCCAACAATCCGAATAACCATTTGCATAAAGAGTTAAAACCCATTCATTTATGGGGGATTGCAGTCGGGATGGTGATTTCAGGACAGTATTTCGGGTGGAATTACGGATTTGAGCAAGGTGGAACGATAGGATTGGCGATTGCTGCGATTATTGTGACAGTTTTTTATACAACCTTTATATTTAGTTATTCAGAGCTTTCTACATCGATTCCTCACGCGGGAGGACCATCGGCCTATGCAAGAAAAGCAATGGGCCCTTATATGGGGTTTATGACAGGGTTAGCATGTTTGCTCGAATTTGTTTTTGCTCCGCCCGCCATTGCCGTCTCGACCGGAGCCTATATTCATTTTTTATTTCCCAGCATTAACGCTGTATATGCAACAGTAGTTGTTTTTTTATTCTTTATTTTCATTAATCTTATAGGAGTAAAAGGGGCCGCGATCATTGAACTGGTAGCTACGGTTTTAGCCTTGATTGGTTTAGGTGTTTACTATGTTGCTGGGCTGCCCCATGTGAACGGCTCAGCCATATTTAGCGACATGTCAGCTTTTAAAGGCTGGGAAGGAATATTTGCCTCTATTCCTTTTGCCATTTGGTTTTTCCTTGCTATTGAGGGGGGAGCGATGGCAGCGGAAGAGGTGCGTAATCCGAAAAAGGATATACCAAAAGGATTTATTTCGGGGATCTTGACATTAGCAGTTGCCACCATTCTTACGTTGCTTGTAACAGCCGGGCTTGGTGGAGGAGAAGGAAAACCTGCTGATTATCCTCTTCCTCAAGCTCTAGCCAGTGTTTATGGAGAAAAGCATATTTTGCCTAAAACAGTCGCAATCATTGGTTTGTTTGGATTGATTGCAAGCTTGCATGGCATCATTATCGGTTACTCCAGACAAACGTTTGCATTGGCTAGGGCAGGGTACCTCCCCAGATTTTTAGCTAATTTATCGAAAAGAGGAGTTCCGCATTGGGGATTAATTGTCCCTGGCATCATAGGAGTGGCTAGTGCCGGTTCTGCCAGCTTTGCCAATGCATTGATCATTTTATCTGTATTTGGTGCGATTACGATGTATTGTTTGAGTCTCATATCGCTCTTTGTATTAAGAAAAAAGGAACCGCATATGGAGCGACCGTTCAAGGTGAGTTACCCAGTTGTTCCAGGAATTGCACTCTTTTTAGGGATTGTTTCGTTCTTTTGTGTACTGAAGTATAGTGTGTTAACGACTAATCTTTCGTTGTTCAGGATTGAAATCCCATTAATTGCTATTATTTTGTTTGTATTTGGTTTAGGCAGCGTTTATTACTTTTTAGTAGGATCCAAGAAAATTCGCCCGATATCTGAAGAGTTTGTGTCGATCGAAGATGTCACTTCTAGCCAGAAAAATGTCTCGTTGTAA
- a CDS encoding Phenylacetic acid catabolic protein, which yields MEQRQSAVHSLIELLETIADNKYVLGDRLVEVGVSGPNLEATLASIAMAQGELGHARLLYNWCFDLRGLKGKKPEIYRQTGKALASAVNVHNWITLIAALYATNTAIDAVLQSALDANHPAIVSRIQKLIREQQDHLVYAKHWAQQLAHERGAVPHRFRAALNAAANEAAAWLKEVESKEELQQEGYLPNGVKLVERLQQELKTVAAEPFVQLK from the coding sequence ATGGAACAAAGGCAGTCTGCTGTGCATTCGCTGATTGAGTTGCTCGAAACGATCGCTGACAATAAATACGTTCTTGGCGACCGCCTTGTTGAGGTCGGGGTCAGCGGTCCGAATTTGGAAGCCACGCTGGCATCGATCGCGATGGCGCAAGGAGAGCTCGGACATGCGCGCTTGTTGTACAACTGGTGTTTCGATTTGCGCGGCTTGAAAGGAAAAAAGCCGGAAATTTACCGCCAAACCGGAAAAGCGCTGGCAAGCGCCGTCAACGTGCATAACTGGATCACGCTCATCGCCGCACTATACGCAACAAACACCGCCATTGACGCTGTTTTGCAATCCGCACTCGATGCCAACCATCCTGCCATTGTATCGCGAATCCAGAAGTTGATCCGAGAACAACAAGATCATCTTGTATACGCCAAACATTGGGCGCAGCAGCTCGCCCATGAGCGCGGCGCTGTTCCTCATCGTTTCCGTGCAGCGTTGAACGCCGCGGCGAACGAAGCGGCGGCTTGGTTAAAAGAGGTTGAAAGCAAGGAAGAGTTGCAACAGGAAGGGTACTTGCCGAACGGAGTCAAGCTCGTTGAACGGCTGCAGCAGGAATTGAAAACGGTTGCGGCTGAACCTTTCGTTCAGTTGAAATAA
- a CDS encoding PaaX family transcriptional regulator C-terminal domain-containing protein: MKPRALMFTLFGEYIQHYGNEVWIGSLIQMMSHFGISESSIRGAALRMVQQGFFEVRKIGNNSYYSLTPKGKRTMMDGFNRVYSQRNYKWDGQWRVLTYSVPEEKRELRSQIRKELSLMGFGLISHGTWASPNPIEPQVMEWVKDYHLEPYVILFTASSIVSHSNEQIIERGWDFSYIAKEYDRFIETYERKYEEFQQRAWNNELTDRECFIERTKLVHEYRGFFFIDPGFPNDLLPDDWSGTRARELFFNVHQLLAVPAIRYFETLFEAAPDREVTFNRDKAINPFMEMI; this comes from the coding sequence GTGAAGCCGAGAGCGCTCATGTTTACGTTATTTGGGGAATATATTCAACATTATGGGAACGAAGTATGGATCGGAAGCTTGATCCAAATGATGTCCCACTTCGGCATTTCCGAGTCGTCCATCCGCGGAGCGGCGCTAAGGATGGTGCAACAGGGATTTTTTGAAGTCCGGAAAATCGGCAACAACAGCTATTATTCGTTGACGCCGAAAGGGAAACGGACGATGATGGACGGGTTCAACCGCGTCTATTCGCAGCGGAACTACAAGTGGGACGGCCAATGGCGGGTGTTGACGTACTCCGTTCCCGAAGAAAAACGGGAGCTGCGCAGCCAAATCCGCAAAGAATTAAGCTTGATGGGGTTTGGCCTCATCTCCCACGGGACGTGGGCGAGTCCGAATCCGATCGAACCGCAAGTGATGGAATGGGTGAAAGACTATCATTTGGAGCCGTACGTCATTTTGTTTACGGCGAGCTCCATCGTGTCGCACAGCAACGAGCAAATCATTGAGCGCGGCTGGGATTTCTCTTATATTGCCAAGGAGTATGACCGGTTTATTGAAACGTACGAACGAAAGTACGAAGAATTCCAACAACGGGCTTGGAACAATGAGCTGACTGACCGCGAATGTTTCATTGAGCGGACGAAACTCGTGCATGAATATCGGGGTTTTTTCTTTATTGATCCGGGATTTCCGAACGATTTATTACCGGATGATTGGAGCGGAACGAGGGCGCGGGAGCTGTTTTTTAATGTCCATCAGCTGCTCGCCGTTCCGGCCATCCGCTATTTTGAGACATTGTTTGAGGCTGCACCAGATCGTGAGGTGACATTCAACCGCGATAAGGCGATCAATCCGTTTATGGAAATGATTTAA
- a CDS encoding AMP-binding protein translates to MHARELIRRGAKYHPNHTGVIFQGKSLTFEQVLHRSNKLANALLRMGLKKGDRVASLLSNSLQSVEIDFALLLSGLVRVPLNTRLSENEHRHMINETEAKAILFTEEFTDRVTALKPTLSSVEHYCQLNSTPNKKTMRSI, encoded by the coding sequence ATGCATGCACGCGAATTAATTCGAAGAGGCGCAAAATATCATCCGAATCATACAGGCGTGATTTTCCAAGGGAAAAGTTTAACATTCGAACAGGTACTTCACAGGAGCAATAAATTGGCTAATGCTTTACTAAGGATGGGATTGAAAAAAGGAGACAGAGTGGCTTCCCTATTATCGAATTCTCTTCAAAGTGTTGAAATTGACTTCGCTTTATTATTAAGCGGACTTGTACGTGTTCCTCTTAATACAAGACTGTCAGAAAATGAACATCGCCATATGATCAACGAAACTGAGGCAAAGGCTATTTTGTTCACGGAAGAGTTTACGGATCGCGTCACAGCATTAAAGCCAACATTATCTTCCGTAGAGCATTATTGTCAATTGAATAGCACCCCTAATAAAAAGACAATGCGTTCTATATAG
- a CDS encoding MBL fold metallo-hydrolase, producing the protein MAQIEMETVGDGIYRVPIPVPFPMKYVYCYVCRETDGWSIVDVGFRDPEAIRAWETVFRQLGIKPRHVRAIYITHFHPDHFGLAGWMQQQTEAPVWISEPDYAMAERVWGEESVQASEVGAMFRRHGVPDELVTDIEESMWKLSLRVSPFPVLTVLDRSDIVLGQRRWAVIPVPGHSDGLISFYQEESRQLLASDHVLDRITPNISVWPGAHPNPLEQYFASLRKVEGLGVDVALPAHGGVIRQFRERIGDIFRHHEQRLQKMKALAGSGSTAYEVAHRVFGHKPLTAHQWRFAVAETLAHLEYLVSVGELQKEEHRHAVIYRQCPMSSC; encoded by the coding sequence ATGGCGCAGATTGAAATGGAAACGGTAGGAGACGGAATTTACCGCGTTCCGATTCCAGTCCCGTTTCCAATGAAGTATGTCTATTGTTACGTATGCCGGGAGACGGATGGGTGGAGCATCGTTGACGTTGGCTTTCGCGATCCTGAGGCGATTCGTGCATGGGAAACGGTGTTTCGGCAGTTGGGGATCAAGCCGCGGCACGTTCGCGCTATTTACATCACTCACTTCCATCCAGACCATTTTGGCTTGGCCGGGTGGATGCAGCAGCAGACGGAAGCGCCCGTCTGGATCAGCGAACCGGATTATGCGATGGCGGAACGGGTGTGGGGGGAAGAGAGCGTCCAGGCGAGCGAAGTAGGTGCCATGTTTCGCCGCCATGGCGTGCCGGATGAGCTGGTAACGGACATTGAGGAGAGCATGTGGAAGCTGTCGCTGCGCGTCAGCCCGTTTCCGGTGCTAACCGTTTTGGATCGTTCGGACATTGTGCTGGGGCAGCGGAGATGGGCGGTCATCCCGGTTCCGGGGCACAGCGATGGATTGATCAGTTTTTATCAGGAGGAATCTCGCCAGCTGCTTGCATCGGACCATGTGCTTGACCGCATTACTCCGAACATTAGTGTATGGCCGGGCGCCCACCCAAATCCGCTCGAGCAATATTTTGCTTCGCTTCGCAAAGTGGAGGGGCTTGGGGTGGATGTGGCTCTGCCTGCCCATGGCGGGGTCATTCGCCAATTTCGCGAGCGGATCGGCGACATTTTCCGTCATCACGAACAACGGTTGCAAAAAATGAAAGCGCTAGCAGGATCGGGGTCCACCGCCTATGAAGTCGCCCATCGCGTGTTCGGCCATAAGCCGTTGACGGCGCACCAATGGCGATTTGCAGTGGCTGAGACGCTGGCGCATTTGGAATATTTGGTGTCTGTCGGCGAATTGCAAAAAGAGGAGCATCGCCATGCGGTCATCTATCGGCAATGCCCGATGTCCAGCTGTTAG
- a CDS encoding metal-sulfur cluster assembly factor yields MDKRNTETEKYWQALKEVMDPEFPISVVDMGLIYHIEKVDEELHVTMTYTAVSCACMEWIEQDIRDRLLKEKGVRDVHIHVVWDPPWTVDRISPEGREKLKYWGVSST; encoded by the coding sequence ATGGACAAACGGAACACCGAAACGGAAAAGTATTGGCAAGCGCTGAAAGAAGTGATGGATCCGGAATTTCCGATCAGCGTCGTCGATATGGGGCTCATTTACCACATTGAAAAAGTGGATGAAGAGCTCCATGTGACCATGACGTATACAGCGGTATCATGCGCTTGCATGGAGTGGATCGAGCAAGACATCCGCGATCGACTGCTCAAAGAGAAAGGGGTTCGTGACGTTCATATTCACGTCGTTTGGGATCCGCCGTGGACGGTCGACAGGATCAGTCCGGAAGGGCGCGAGAAATTGAAATATTGGGGGGTGAGCTCCACATGA
- a CDS encoding CapA family protein translates to MNGWMQGKNAALLCVASVFLFSCSNAVDRGVEEVLAAPSESAGQMVEHPPLPSPIDKRTIASASAEQAAPKPNEVRITLSAAGDVTLGRDGNYGYAYSFDEEAKKHGLRYFTKYIEPIFKKDDFTTVNLETTLTTSTRKASKTFRFRGHPSYAKILTYGGIDAVNLANNHTYDYLQRGYNDTIASLKKENIGYFGRTLRLMKTVKGIQIGVLGYEGWSNTSTLRRQIANDIRTLRKQGSDLILIHFHWGVERSYVPNSTQKALGRFAIDSGADLVVGHHPHVIQGIEEYKGKFIVYSLGNFMFGGNKNPSDKDTFVFQQTFSFQNGKRTAKKEIRVIPFHISSVTTRNNYQPILLTGKEANRVKGKIISLSAKIKKPTWTAYEVQ, encoded by the coding sequence ATGAACGGATGGATGCAGGGGAAAAATGCGGCGCTTTTGTGTGTGGCGTCCGTCTTTTTATTTTCTTGCAGCAACGCGGTTGATCGCGGTGTCGAGGAAGTGCTGGCAGCGCCAAGCGAATCCGCGGGGCAAATGGTCGAGCATCCGCCGCTACCGAGTCCGATCGACAAAAGGACGATAGCGTCAGCATCTGCCGAACAAGCCGCTCCGAAACCGAACGAAGTGCGCATCACGCTGAGCGCGGCGGGCGATGTGACGCTCGGGCGCGATGGAAATTATGGCTATGCGTATTCGTTTGATGAAGAAGCGAAGAAGCACGGCTTGCGCTATTTTACGAAATACATTGAGCCGATCTTCAAGAAAGATGATTTTACGACCGTCAATTTGGAAACGACGTTGACAACTTCGACGCGCAAGGCAAGCAAAACGTTTCGCTTCCGCGGCCATCCAAGCTATGCAAAAATTTTAACCTACGGCGGCATTGATGCTGTGAATCTGGCCAATAATCATACATACGATTACTTGCAACGAGGATACAATGACACGATTGCCAGTTTAAAAAAGGAAAACATCGGTTATTTCGGCCGCACGCTCCGGCTGATGAAAACCGTCAAAGGAATCCAAATCGGGGTGCTCGGCTACGAAGGTTGGAGCAACACGAGCACGTTGCGCAGGCAAATTGCCAATGACATCCGCACATTGCGGAAACAGGGGTCCGATCTCATCCTGATTCATTTTCACTGGGGAGTGGAACGAAGCTATGTGCCAAACAGCACGCAAAAGGCGCTCGGGCGCTTTGCGATTGACAGCGGCGCTGACTTGGTTGTTGGTCATCATCCGCATGTCATTCAAGGGATTGAGGAGTATAAAGGGAAGTTTATCGTCTACAGCCTCGGCAATTTTATGTTCGGCGGGAACAAAAACCCGAGCGACAAAGATACGTTTGTCTTCCAGCAGACCTTTTCTTTCCAAAACGGCAAGCGGACGGCGAAAAAAGAAATTCGCGTCATCCCGTTTCACATTTCGTCAGTCACGACAAGAAACAACTATCAGCCGATTCTGCTGACGGGAAAGGAAGCAAACCGGGTGAAAGGGAAAATCATCTCGCTGTCGGCGAAAATCAAAAAGCCGACATGGACGGCATACGAAGTGCAGTAA
- a CDS encoding processed acidic surface protein has translation MTELSPAQIAEIADVWTDLLSAFQLEAKFYLTKNGEKKPLSLSTLLTMKSANGCDLLVEIYSTEGELLADFVVTEEMFASDIFDEIGEDLQNGGQAAKIEKVVKPAPPKPLKRTESGAKLPKTASPYTAYMLFGLTLIGAGAFLVRFCQGAEAK, from the coding sequence GTGACGGAACTCTCGCCAGCGCAAATCGCTGAAATCGCCGATGTATGGACCGACCTGCTTTCCGCCTTTCAACTAGAAGCAAAGTTTTATTTGACAAAAAACGGTGAGAAAAAGCCGCTCAGCCTGTCGACGCTCCTGACAATGAAATCGGCAAACGGCTGCGATTTGCTTGTTGAAATTTACAGCACCGAAGGCGAACTGCTTGCCGATTTTGTTGTGACCGAAGAGATGTTTGCCTCCGATATTTTCGATGAGATCGGGGAAGACTTGCAAAATGGAGGTCAGGCGGCAAAAATCGAAAAAGTGGTGAAACCGGCGCCGCCGAAACCGCTGAAGCGGACCGAGAGCGGAGCGAAACTGCCGAAGACGGCATCCCCGTATACCGCTTATATGCTTTTTGGTTTGACCTTAATCGGTGCCGGCGCATTCCTTGTCCGCTTTTGTCAAGGAGCCGAGGCGAAATAA
- a CDS encoding aldehyde dehydrogenase family protein, producing MKIKQHYPLFINGQYVESSNGEVFETINPATEEVIATVAKATKEDVDRAVKAARAAFESGKWSKMTGAKRARLLNQIANLMRERFDDLVYAEVLNSGKTVDAAKGQIMQAIEDFEFYAAAAITLQGDVNQVPNGFFNYTVKEPVGVCGQIILWNYPLMMAAWKLAPALAAGCTVVLKPASYTPITAYMLAEICQEAGIPDGVVNVISGSGSEIGPYMTEHPGIDKVAFTGETETGKDIMRRASETLKRVTLELGGKSPNIVFDDCDIEAAVNGSLYGIFYNTGQSCEARSRLFVHETIYDEFMEKLIEKASRIRVGNPFERGVHMGAVISRSHQQVIDSYVKLAVEEGGEILYGGKIPEGEEFAKGYWYMPTIIGNVRNDMRVAQEEIFGPVVVVMKFRDEEEAIKLANDTIFGLGSAVWTKDHGRAHRVAARIRAGIVMVNSPISAFPGTPFGGYKQSGFGRELALETLNLYTETKSVVSYIGTKPLNLFGI from the coding sequence ATGAAGATCAAGCAGCATTATCCGCTGTTTATTAACGGCCAGTATGTCGAGAGCAGCAACGGAGAAGTGTTTGAAACGATCAATCCGGCGACAGAGGAAGTGATTGCGACCGTCGCCAAAGCCACGAAAGAAGACGTAGATCGTGCCGTCAAGGCGGCGCGCGCGGCGTTTGAATCGGGAAAATGGTCAAAAATGACGGGAGCGAAGCGGGCGCGCCTGCTGAATCAAATTGCCAACTTGATGAGAGAACGATTCGATGACTTGGTGTATGCGGAAGTGTTAAACAGCGGTAAAACGGTCGATGCGGCCAAAGGGCAAATTATGCAAGCAATTGAGGATTTTGAATTTTATGCAGCTGCAGCAATTACGTTGCAAGGCGACGTCAACCAAGTGCCAAACGGCTTTTTCAACTACACGGTCAAAGAGCCGGTCGGTGTATGCGGACAAATCATCCTGTGGAACTATCCGTTGATGATGGCGGCTTGGAAGCTCGCGCCGGCATTGGCAGCCGGGTGCACGGTCGTGTTAAAGCCGGCAAGCTATACGCCGATCACCGCTTATATGCTGGCGGAAATTTGCCAAGAGGCCGGGATTCCGGATGGCGTCGTCAATGTCATTTCTGGAAGCGGTTCTGAAATCGGTCCGTATATGACCGAGCATCCGGGTATTGACAAAGTGGCCTTCACCGGAGAGACGGAAACCGGCAAAGACATTATGCGGCGCGCCTCGGAGACGTTGAAGCGAGTGACGCTCGAACTCGGCGGGAAATCGCCAAACATCGTGTTTGATGATTGCGATATCGAAGCGGCGGTCAACGGCTCGCTTTACGGCATTTTTTACAACACGGGGCAGTCGTGCGAAGCGCGTTCGCGGCTGTTTGTGCATGAAACCATTTACGATGAGTTTATGGAGAAATTGATTGAAAAAGCGTCCCGCATCCGCGTCGGCAACCCGTTTGAAAGAGGGGTGCATATGGGCGCGGTCATTTCGCGAAGCCATCAGCAAGTGATCGACAGCTATGTGAAGCTGGCGGTTGAGGAAGGCGGCGAAATTTTATACGGCGGGAAAATCCCGGAAGGTGAGGAGTTTGCGAAAGGCTATTGGTACATGCCAACGATTATCGGCAATGTAAGAAACGACATGCGGGTGGCGCAGGAAGAAATTTTCGGTCCAGTCGTCGTTGTCATGAAGTTCCGTGACGAGGAAGAGGCCATTAAGCTGGCGAACGATACGATTTTCGGGTTAGGATCAGCCGTTTGGACGAAAGACCACGGAAGAGCCCATCGCGTCGCCGCGCGCATCCGCGCTGGGATTGTCATGGTCAACTCGCCGATTTCCGCATTTCCAGGCACGCCGTTTGGGGGGTACAAGCAGTCGGGGTTTGGCCGCGAGCTGGCGCTTGAGACGTTGAACTTATACACTGAGACAAAAAGCGTCGTCTCTTATATCGGCACTAAACCGTTGAACCTATTTGGCATTTGA